One genomic segment of Mustelus asterias chromosome 26, sMusAst1.hap1.1, whole genome shotgun sequence includes these proteins:
- the LOC144479390 gene encoding zona pellucida sperm-binding protein 4-like has translation MGRWLLSWALCFLAASSLSGQPLLLGSDDVCVPEAGWRFECGHSGISSAECIRQGCCFEPRSSSRHRCFYSLRKSPVCTADGQFIIVISKNLTRPALNLSSLYVKDGQEAECKPKLTTGQLVTFRFPVTSCGSSKREEDGTLVYETDVVGQRMIQTGKLGSITRDSTFGLHVQCKYTGRRETGLQINVTVYTVSPPPPASEDGILKLELRIAKGRAALVTGSCVCLSDGDYRSWYVDSDYPIWRILQEAVFVEVRVLGRSDPTLVLRLHDCWATPVPAPNHEVQWSLLVDGCPYEGDDYQTLLHPVMFSGLKFPAHHKQFELKTFVFLDRKSEQPLTGQVYLHCSAGVCSPSAQDDCAPKCGPKRRRSTRDHEGTLVSAPGPILLEDEGLQSKEQHEASGAAESPPWVLQGVAIGFMMVSLCLLVVMATVYMKRPKAAASQCSEIEQCRP, from the exons TGGCTGCTTTCTTGGGCTCTCTGCTTCCTGGCCGCCTCCTCACTCTCAGGCCAGCCGCTACTTCTGGGGAGTGATGATGTTTGTGTCCCAGAGGCAGGCTGGAGATTTGAGTGCGGTCACTCCGGGATCAGCAGCGCTGAGTGTATCCGCCAGGGTTGCTGTTTTGAGCCCCGGAGCTCCAGCCGCCATCGCTGTTTCTACAGTCTGAGAAAGAGCCCAG TGTGCACAGCTGATGGTCAGTTCATCATCGTGATCTCCAAGAACCTGACCCGTCCAGCCCTCAACCTGTCATCTCTGTATGTGAAAGATGGACAAGAGGCTGAGTGCAAGCCTAAACTAACCACTGGCCAACTTGTGACCTTCCGCTTTCCAGTCACCTCTTGTGGCTCCAGCAAGCGG GAGGAAGATGGAACCTTGGTCTATGAAACGGATGTCGTGGGCCAGAGGATGATTCAGACTGGGAAGCTGGGCTCAATAACTCGGGACAGCACCTTTGG CCTGCACGTCCAGTGCAAGTACACAGGGAGGCGAGAGACTGGCTTACAGATCAATGTCACAGTTTACACGGTTTCTCCACCACCTCCTGCTTCAGAAGATGGGATTCTGAAACTGGAACTGCGAATAGCAAAAGGTAGAGCTGCCCTGG TGACTGGTTCTTGTGTCTGCCTCTCAGATGGTGACTACAGATCATGGTATGTGGATAGTGACTACCCCATTTGGAGAATCCTTCAGGAGGCAGTGTTTGTGGAGGTTCGTGTCCTGGGTCGCAGTGACCCAACGCTTGTCCTGAGGCTGCATGACTGCTGGGCAACTCCTGTCCCAGCCCCAAACCATGAGGTGCAATGGAGTCTGCTGGTGGATGG GTGTCCCTATGAGGGTGATGACTATCAGACTCTCCTCCACCCAGTCATGTTTTCTGGCCTGAAGTTCCCAGCCCATCACAAGCAGTTTGAACTGAAAACGTTTGTTTTCTTGGACAGAAAGTCGGAGCAGCCTCTGACTGGACAG GTTTACCTGCACTGCAGTGCTGGGGTCTGCTCACCCTCTGCTCAGGATGACTGTGCACCCAAATGTGGCCCAA AGAGACGCAGGAGTACCCGTGACCATGAGGGAACATTAGTGAGTGCTCCTGGCCCCATCCTCCTGGAAGATGAGGGTCTTCAGTCAAAGGAACAGCATGAAGCAAGTG GTGCTGCTGAATCTCCTCCTTGGGTTCTGCAAGGAGTAGCCATTGGCTTCATGATGGTGTCTCTGTGCCTGCTGGTGGTGATGGCTACAGTGTACATGAAGAGACCAAAAGCTGCTGCTTCTCAATGTAGTGAAATTGAACAGTGTAGACCCTGA